Part of the Poecilia reticulata strain Guanapo linkage group LG2, Guppy_female_1.0+MT, whole genome shotgun sequence genome is shown below.
NNNNNNNNNNNNNNNNNNNNNNNNNNNNNNNNNNNNNNNNNNNNNNNNNNNNNNNNNNNNNNNNNNNNNNNNNNNNNNNNNNNNNNNNNNNNNNNNNNNNNNNNNNNNNNNNNNNNNNNNNNNNNNNNNNNNNNNNNNNNNNNNNNNNNNNNNNNNNNNNNNNNNNNNNNNNNNNNNNNNNNNNNNNNNNNNNNNNNNNNNNNNNNNNNNNNNNNNNNNNNNNNNNNNNNNNNNNNNNNNNNNNNNNNNNNNNNNNNNNNNNNNNNNNNNNNNNNNNNNNNNNNNNNNNNNNNNNNNNNNNNNNNNNNNNNNNNNNNNNNNNNNNNNNNNNNNNNNNNNNNNNNNNNNNNNNNNNNNNNNNNNNNNNNNNNNNNNNNNNNNNNNNNNNNNNNNNNNNNNNNNNNNNNNNNNNNNNNNNNNNNNNNNNNNNNNNNNNNNNNNNNNNNNNNNNNNNNNNNNNNNNNNNNNNNNNNNNNNNNNNNNNNNNNNNNNNNNNNNNNNNNNNNNNNNNNNNNNNNNNNNNNNNNNNNNNNNNNNNNNNNNNNNNNNNNNNNNNNNNNNNNNNNNNNNNNNNNNNNNNNNNNNNNNNNNNNNNNNNNNNNNNNNNNNNNNNNNNNNNNNNNNNNNNNNNNNNNNNNNNNNCAACTACAACTACACCTATGCCAACTACAACTACAACCAGCCAACCTACAACAACAACTACAACTACACTCACAACTACAACTAGCCAACCTACAACTACAGCTCCACCAACTACAACTACAACCATCCAACCCAACCCAACCCACCACAACTACTCCTCCACCAACTACATCTACGGCTTTACTGACAAATACTACCAGTCTACTCCACCAAATATGCTCCCAACTACAACCAGCCAAACCACAACATCTCCACCATCTACAACTATGGTCACAACTACAGCCAATCAATCCACCACAACATCTACATCGCCTTCATTCTCCATCCTAAAATCAACGCTGGATCCAGAATTGTGTAAGTGAAGCTGAAGTTAGAGAGCATCACAAACCTGGTAAATGTTCACTGTTTCCTGAAGCCTCTTTTTATCAACCTTYTGTCCGTTGGACACACAAAAGTATATTTATTAACTGCCAAAGAAACACATGCCTTGTCCTTTTACTGAGTGTCATTATAAATAATGAAAGACAACAATTGGGAGAAACATTGACTacgtttttgttaataaatggACCAATCTTAGTCCCTGGATTACAAAATAGCCTCTATTCATGTTTCttattcaaatattatttaGCTGCATATTGTCTTTTCTACTTGAAAGTGATTAACTTCTGCTCTGTCCACAGTTGCAGCTCATGTTGCCCCTCTGACTACAGCTGCTCCACAACCACCTATGTTTACATTCATGTCTAATATAACAACCAAATCTTCACTCGTGACCAAACATCCACCAAATAAGACAGCAGTCTTACCTACAACCGACCAacatacaacaacaacaactgcaCTTCCTATAACCTCCATCCTAAACTCCAAGCTGGACACAGGACCATTTAAGTTGATGTTAGAGAGCGAGAGCATCACCAAACCTGGTAAATGTTGACYGTTTCCTGAAGCCTTTTATTATCAAATTTATGTCCCTTggacacaaaaatgtgttttgaaattgtgtaaaaaaagatGGACAAAATAGCCACTATTCATAGTTCttattcaaatattatttagctgcattgtattttcttttttactttgagtGTGATGAACTTCAACCTGCTGCTCCTGTTGCCCCTCCTGTTACATCTGCACCTCTGGGTTAATGATCCTGGTGAAAACCTCTCTGTGCTTCTAGATTATGTTTTGGCTCTGAATGCAAAGATCTCCACCACACTGTCAATGGAGACTGATTCTGCAACCATCCTGAACCTGGTCAGTAACCTCCTTCactttaatattaatgacaacAGTTTCATTCTAGTCCAACAGGTTTAACTGTTGGACTAGACAGACAACtactttgttttcatcttgtgGATTGAGTTATTTTACTTGaatagtaaaaatattactctATCTTAAGAGATTTGTAAGTGTTGAGCCCATTTAGCTCAAAGCACCAAAGCACAAATTTGATTTTTAGCATGAAAATGTACTTTAGTTTCGTTCTGTGTGGCTTATTATTCatataatgtgtttttccttcagatCAAAGATGAGCTGATGAGACAAGGACTGCCACCAGACATAATTGTGGAGCTGCTCAGCAGTGGAGCAGTGAAATTTACAACAGCCTCCCCCTAGTGGCCAAACATGAGAATGAACTTGATCCTGAAATATGATTTAAtgtcacttgtttttctttaatctctCATCYGCATCATKGAGTTATTCTTATTTGAATARCTGAAAATGAAAGGCTATTATTCTAGAATACTCTGATAGAAATCGTTCACCAATTGATGCAAACAGTAAAATGTCCCTTGACCCAGTAATAAGCCTTTTAAGGGACAGTTTTTGGATAAATAAATGGTAATGTTATAATAATGACAGGACACattcttaaagaaatgtaacatttcacaCTGTAACTGGAAAAcataatatccaaaataaataaacagcagaaacaacaaataaaatgatttataaggtctctaaacaaaattgtccttcaaaaaaagggttagttgagaccaaaacaacaGACTGGAGACCAAAAAAACAGACTGGAGACCAAAACAACAGACTGGAGACCAAAACAACAGACTGGAGACCAAAACAACAGACTGGAAACCTTTcttatccagtttttggtagaaaaaaaaaagagaaaaacaacaaatggaaaggaatttgttttaatttatcaagtgattaattgatttattacttattgTAAAAAGTTTATTCAGGCATTTGACTAAAATGCAACTTGGATGTTTTCTAGTAGAGACTTTCTAGTTGGACAAACCATGGAATATATTAACAAATACCAAGTAAATGAGCAAATACCTGGTTTATTTGGTATGCCGCAGCAGTGACTGRACATGTCAACTTTAAATTGAATATTTGTAGACTCTGAAGCAGAAAACTGGTTGCCCATTGATCCAATGTTTGGGAAAAGGGGCTGCACATGACAACGGCCATTTTATTAACCATTCAGTCTAACAATACAATAAAGACACAACCAAAACCGTAACAGTCCAAATAGTgaggtgtgtttttatttttttcttttacagaaagtttctgtcatgtttatgttttaaagtttacGTATGGATGGAAAGCCCATGTTTAAATCCATGTTTAACTTGTTTTATCTCTGGCATTTTGCACATCGGTTCATGGTGWATYTTTTTAATacaccaaaagaaaacaatataaaatttCAGATGTCTCACAAATGARATACATGCAAAAGCCTTACAAAAATCCTATTTGTATCAGAAAGTCTTTTATTYAAAGTAAGTATTGCAAAAGAACAATTTCCCCATGTCCCTATAGGGRRCAGCATTGTTWATGATCAACTCAGACACCTTCTCATCTGCCTCACCTTTCCTAAAACTGATATTCCTCATTAGTGTCAGTAAATAATCCATCATAACARgatatttgcattttttgatgtcctctgtttgcatgtttgtttaaatttgccttttttatgcCTCCAAGGTGCCAAATGTGTCCCCGAGTACCTGAACCCCctgctttcctcttttctttacTCGGTCAGGTTAAATGCTGTGAAATCTGTCTTGATGACACAAACATGTTTGGTTTCCTGTCAGATTTCATCATTCATCATCATCcttttgaaaatgtcagcaTTAGTAGAACAGCTTCACATGACAGACGCCACAGAAAACAATGAAGACGGAAGTTCAGCGCTGTCCATGTTCTCCACCYGTAACAAAGCTTTCAGTCGGTGCCAAATACCACGAAGGACTCATTATGTTTGTGTTCTCTGCTGTAAAACtgactttagaaatatttaccGTCAGtaaatttccttttaattattGATGACTCTTGTggctcttaaaaaaaacccctaagGATCAGAtgatttggtttttaaaatgtaaaccactttagttttatttcaatagATTTTTGTGGGTGTCTACAAAGCAGTTTAAAATATGCAGCCTCCATCTGTCCCTCGGTTCTGGGTCAGCCACCTCCTTCACTTTGATTTAAGGAAGCGGTTCTGTAACTTTNgatatttgcattttttgatgtcctctgtttgcatgtttgtttaaatttgccttttttatgcCTCCAAGGTGCCAAATGTGTCCCCGAGTACCTGAACCCCCTGCTTTCCTCTTTTCGTTACTCGGTCAGGTTAAATGCTGTGAAATCTGTCTTGATGACACAAACATGTTTGGTTTCCTGTCAGATTTCATCATTCATCATCATCcttttgaaaatgtcagcaTTAGTAGAACAGCTTCACATGACAGACGCCACAGAAAACAATGAAGACGGAAGTTCAGCGCTGTCCATGTTCTCCACCTGTAACAAAGCTTTCAGTCGGTGCCAAATACCACGAAGGACTCATTATGTTTGTGTTCTCTGCTGTAAAACtgactttagaaatatttaccGTCAGtaaatttccttttaattattGATGACTCTTGtggctcttaaaaaaaaaacctaaggaTCAAATGATtcggtttttaaaatgtaaaccactttagttttaatttaatagatttttgTGGGTGTCGttcacaaaaaaagttgaatcATCTGTatcaagttgtttttctgttcttacagaaaaattatgtataaattttcataaaatataaagtttctAAATCTGAgtgtcaaacacacacaataaacgtgttgtttgaataaaaaatatgtttgtgctatttgtaaaatacaagcaaaaggaaaatgtaacaaatagcAGAGGAGAAAAGTGGACTTGAGTTGCTTTGGCAGGAATAAAAATCATCTTCTgcacaattaaataattaagaCAACGCACTAAAGGTAAACAACACTCAGCCAAAGAGCAACAAAGAAGAACGAGACAACACAAAACCGTCCTCATCTTTTCTCTCCAGTCTCTTCTTTTTGCctatgtatttttatatg
Proteins encoded:
- the LOC108167191 gene encoding salivary glue protein Sgs-3-like, with the protein product MLPTTTSQTTTSPPSTTMVTTTANQSTTTSTSPSFSILKSTLDPELFAAHVAPLTTAAPQPPMFTFMSNITTKSSLVTKHPPNKTAVLPTTDQHTTTTTALPITSILNSKLDTGPYYVLALNAKISTTLSMETDSATILNLIKDELMRQGLPPDIIVELLSSGAVKFTTASP